The following proteins are encoded in a genomic region of Xanthomonas cassavae CFBP 4642:
- a CDS encoding GDSL-type esterase/lipase family protein produces the protein MRLLLFALLLLCANSARADPHRIFIAGDSTAAEYGAERAPQAGWGQMLQEWFDPAQWQVRNHAKGGRSTRSFIAEGRLDAIAKDLRAGDVLLIQFGHNDAKHEDPTRYTDPQGDYQQFLRRYIAAARDNGATPILITPAARLLYDFGALLDTHGRYTLAMQQLAAQEQVGLIDLNASSSDWIRALGEQAARPYFLIVPEQGKADGTHFSRAGATAVACLVVHGWVQLQPALTPQLRRDADCGAAPDTAAQRAAQAHPSLVVHERDLARTQSGPHGGAGPTTAYPFFADAPGLKFVLRKRVLHKGAGIGLHLHYKDEIYYIVSGRGLYALDGKQYAVAAGDALLTRPGSTHALQQTGDEDLIVLLAYTVKPAG, from the coding sequence ATGCGCCTGCTGTTGTTCGCATTGCTGTTGCTCTGCGCAAATAGCGCCCGTGCCGATCCACACCGCATCTTCATTGCCGGCGATTCCACCGCTGCCGAATACGGTGCCGAGCGTGCGCCGCAAGCCGGCTGGGGCCAGATGCTGCAGGAGTGGTTCGACCCGGCGCAATGGCAGGTGCGCAACCACGCCAAGGGCGGCCGCAGTACCCGTAGTTTCATCGCCGAGGGGCGCCTGGACGCCATCGCCAAGGACCTCCGTGCCGGCGACGTGCTGCTGATCCAGTTCGGCCACAACGACGCCAAACACGAAGATCCAACCCGCTACACCGACCCGCAGGGCGACTATCAGCAGTTCCTGCGCCGTTATATCGCCGCCGCGCGCGACAATGGCGCCACGCCGATCCTGATCACGCCCGCTGCCCGTCTGCTCTACGACTTCGGCGCGCTGCTCGACACCCACGGCCGCTACACCCTGGCCATGCAGCAACTCGCCGCGCAGGAACAGGTTGGCCTGATCGATCTCAACGCCAGTTCCAGCGACTGGATCCGCGCCCTCGGCGAACAGGCGGCCAGACCGTACTTCCTGATCGTTCCCGAACAAGGCAAAGCCGACGGCACCCACTTCAGCCGCGCCGGCGCCACCGCCGTGGCGTGCCTGGTCGTGCATGGCTGGGTGCAGCTGCAACCCGCTCTCACGCCACAGTTGCGCCGCGATGCCGATTGCGGCGCCGCGCCCGATACTGCCGCACAGCGCGCCGCACAGGCACACCCTTCGCTGGTGGTGCACGAGCGCGACCTCGCCCGCACACAATCCGGCCCGCATGGCGGTGCCGGCCCCACCACGGCGTATCCGTTCTTCGCCGATGCCCCCGGGCTGAAGTTCGTCCTGCGCAAGCGTGTGTTGCACAAGGGCGCCGGCATCGGCCTGCACCTGCACTACAAGGACGAGATCTATTACATCGTCAGCGGCCGCGGCCTGTACGCGCTGGATGGCAAGCAATACGCAGTCGCTGCCGGCGATGCGTTGCTCACGCGGCCGGGAAGCACGCATGCGCTGCAGCAGACCGGCGACGAGGACCTGATCGTGCTGCTGGCATACACGGTCAAGCCAGCGGGCTGA
- a CDS encoding DMP19 family protein, with product MDLTQLRIRRLELDDTRLLFTLANGMRIDEPIQAHRLLQRAAPPQRAHWQLTDDSFGVNWPAIAPPTADGLLNMPELLWRRHVARAQARLTAQRGRMDALSPGERELVALARLDADMSESGYARYFDRWDAATRSDALRGLAAMGAAQTRQAIEGLGAVFERLEEDPDLLSIEDILDAMNETDRQRVQGWEEVYYRHLGDLARLGLAHYGVDKA from the coding sequence ATGGACCTGACGCAGCTTCGCATCCGGCGCTTGGAGCTGGACGACACCCGCCTGCTGTTCACCCTGGCCAACGGCATGCGCATCGACGAGCCCATCCAGGCCCATCGCCTCCTGCAGCGGGCCGCGCCGCCCCAGCGTGCGCACTGGCAACTGACCGACGATAGCTTCGGCGTGAACTGGCCGGCGATCGCACCGCCCACGGCCGACGGCCTGCTCAACATGCCCGAGTTGCTGTGGCGCCGCCACGTCGCACGCGCGCAGGCCAGGCTTACCGCGCAGCGCGGACGCATGGATGCCCTGTCGCCGGGCGAACGCGAGCTGGTGGCATTGGCGCGGCTGGATGCAGACATGAGCGAGAGCGGCTATGCACGCTACTTCGACCGCTGGGACGCCGCCACCCGCAGCGATGCGCTACGCGGGCTGGCGGCCATGGGCGCGGCGCAGACGCGGCAGGCCATCGAGGGCCTGGGCGCAGTGTTCGAACGCCTGGAAGAAGACCCGGACCTGCTCAGCATCGAAGACATCCTCGACGCGATGAACGAGACCGACCGCCAGCGCGTGCAAGGCTGGGAAGAGGTGTATTACCGCCACCTTGGCGACCTGGCGCGGCTGGGATTGGCGCACTACGGGGTGGACAAGGCCTGA
- the phhA gene encoding phenylalanine 4-monooxygenase codes for MNTGSRRVENQLTDKGYVPVYTTAVIDQPWEGYSTDDHATWGTLYRRQRELLVGRACDEFLQAQDAMGMDDTQIPRFDALNAVLQAATGWTLVGVEGLLPELDFFDHLANQRFPVTWWIRRPDQIDYIAEPDLFHDLFGHVPLLMNPVFADFMQAYGRGGVKAHCIGADALQNLTRLYWYTVEFGLIATPQGLRIFGAGIVSSKGESLHSLESPAPNRIGFDLQRIMRTRYRIDSFQKTYFVIDSFAQLMSATAPDFTPIYADLAQQAQVPAGEVLDTDRVIQRGSGQGWSTDGDV; via the coding sequence ATGAATACCGGCTCGCGCCGTGTCGAAAACCAGCTCACCGACAAGGGCTATGTGCCGGTCTATACCACCGCCGTGATCGACCAGCCATGGGAGGGCTACAGCACCGACGACCACGCCACCTGGGGCACCTTGTACCGGCGCCAGCGCGAGTTGCTGGTCGGCCGCGCCTGCGATGAATTCCTGCAGGCACAGGACGCCATGGGCATGGACGATACGCAGATCCCCCGCTTCGACGCACTCAACGCGGTGCTGCAGGCGGCCACCGGCTGGACCCTGGTGGGCGTGGAAGGCCTGCTGCCGGAGCTGGACTTCTTCGATCATCTGGCCAACCAGCGTTTCCCGGTGACCTGGTGGATCCGCCGCCCGGACCAGATCGATTACATCGCCGAACCGGACCTGTTCCACGACCTGTTCGGGCATGTGCCGCTGCTGATGAACCCGGTGTTCGCCGACTTCATGCAGGCCTACGGCCGCGGCGGGGTCAAGGCGCACTGCATCGGCGCGGACGCGCTGCAGAACCTGACGCGCCTGTACTGGTACACGGTGGAGTTCGGCCTGATCGCCACACCGCAGGGGCTGCGCATCTTCGGTGCCGGCATCGTGTCGTCGAAGGGCGAATCGCTGCACTCGCTGGAATCGCCGGCGCCCAACCGGATCGGCTTCGACCTGCAACGCATCATGCGCACGCGCTACCGCATCGACAGCTTCCAGAAGACCTACTTCGTCATCGACAGCTTTGCGCAGTTGATGAGCGCCACCGCGCCGGATTTCACCCCGATCTATGCCGATCTTGCGCAGCAGGCGCAGGTGCCGGCCGGCGAGGTGCTGGACACCGATCGGGTCATCCAGCGTGGCAGCGGCCAGGGCTGGAGTACAGACGGCGACGTGTGA
- a CDS encoding Lrp/AsnC family transcriptional regulator: MDQPVALDRTDLRLLALLQTQGRSSNAELAVQVNLSASACLRRTQRLEAAGIIAGYGARLDARALGLGLQAFVRVQLEQHGQADIELFADGVRGWDEVVACWALTGDMDYLLQVQVRDLEHFSRFLLDRLLNATGVSDVNSSFVLRTVKAPEGLPLSHLA, encoded by the coding sequence ATGGATCAGCCCGTCGCCCTGGACCGCACCGATCTGCGGTTGCTCGCCCTGTTGCAGACGCAGGGGCGCAGCAGCAACGCCGAACTCGCCGTGCAGGTGAATCTTTCCGCCTCGGCCTGTCTGCGCCGCACCCAACGGCTGGAGGCGGCCGGCATCATCGCCGGCTATGGCGCGCGGCTGGACGCGCGTGCGCTGGGACTGGGGCTGCAGGCCTTCGTGCGGGTACAGCTGGAACAGCATGGCCAGGCCGACATCGAGTTGTTCGCCGATGGCGTCCGTGGCTGGGATGAGGTGGTGGCGTGCTGGGCACTGACCGGCGACATGGATTACCTGTTGCAGGTGCAGGTGCGCGACCTGGAGCACTTCTCGCGCTTCCTGCTCGACCGCCTGCTCAACGCCACCGGCGTGTCCGACGTCAATTCCAGCTTCGTGCTGCGCACGGTCAAGGCGCCTG